Proteins from one Nomia melanderi isolate GNS246 chromosome 3, iyNomMela1, whole genome shotgun sequence genomic window:
- the LOC143174370 gene encoding uncharacterized protein LOC143174370 isoform X2 — translation MCIPTAIRVLLLSINSFIKNNEGENGGDFLSKLNEKRLNRFRLKSNKSCYVEIEFVYTVDALFLDILDIAKRRMPDEIEAASSPADEFAERLRQGLKRGPLSGSRGSLWAAG, via the exons ATGTGTATTCCTACTGCAATTCGG GTGTTGCTGTTATCTATAAATTCCTTTATTAAGAACAACGAGGGTGAGAACGGAGGGGATTTTCTTTCAAAGTTGAACGAAAAACGTCTCAATCGTTTCCGtttgaaatcaaataaatcgTGTTACGTGGAAATCGAATTCGTTTACACGGTAGATGCATTGTTCCTCGACATATTGGATATCGCGAAACGACGTATGCCTGATGAAATAGAGGCAGCATCTTCTCCCGCGGACGAATTCGCGGAACGACTGCGTCAAGGCTTGAAACGCGGTCCACTTTCAGGCTCGCGAGGTAG TTTATGGGCTGCCGGGTAA
- the LOC143174370 gene encoding uncharacterized protein LOC143174370 isoform X1 has protein sequence MCIPTAIRVLLLSINSFIKNNEGENGGDFLSKLNEKRLNRFRLKSNKSCYVEIEFVYTVDALFLDILDIAKRRMPDEIEAASSPADEFAERLRQGLKRGPLSGSRVYGLPGNEFAAKSVHLQATVQTRKVQIRRKKKKC, from the exons ATGTGTATTCCTACTGCAATTCGG GTGTTGCTGTTATCTATAAATTCCTTTATTAAGAACAACGAGGGTGAGAACGGAGGGGATTTTCTTTCAAAGTTGAACGAAAAACGTCTCAATCGTTTCCGtttgaaatcaaataaatcgTGTTACGTGGAAATCGAATTCGTTTACACGGTAGATGCATTGTTCCTCGACATATTGGATATCGCGAAACGACGTATGCCTGATGAAATAGAGGCAGCATCTTCTCCCGCGGACGAATTCGCGGAACGACTGCGTCAAGGCTTGAAACGCGGTCCACTTTCAGGCTCGCGAG TTTATGGGCTGCCGGGTAATGAGTTTGCCGCAAAAAGCGTGCATTTACAGGCAACCGTTCAAACACGGAAGGTACagataagaagaaaaaaaaagaaatgttaa